In Arthrobacter citreus, a single genomic region encodes these proteins:
- a CDS encoding nitroreductase family protein, which yields MRNEQFFEMIKERNSTRVFDSSSEISSSEITELLDAAMSAPSAWNLQHWKFVVFHGEHAQGRLLPVAYNQGQIKDAACVIAVLADTQSAKNVDLVFGPAVEAGYMTQEAKDKLKSNVENAYATEQRNREQGILNSSLAGMQLIMAASAKGWNTCAIGGFNEQAFKETFLTDDRYIPTMLIAIGKEKVPGHQTSRFSAKEMSIWI from the coding sequence ATGAGAAATGAACAATTTTTTGAAATGATTAAGGAACGAAACTCTACTAGAGTATTTGATTCTTCATCTGAAATTAGCAGCAGTGAAATTACTGAACTTCTAGATGCAGCAATGTCTGCACCTTCTGCTTGGAACTTACAACATTGGAAATTCGTTGTATTCCACGGTGAACATGCGCAAGGTAGATTATTACCTGTTGCATATAACCAAGGACAAATTAAAGATGCTGCATGTGTAATTGCTGTATTAGCAGACACACAATCAGCAAAGAATGTTGACTTAGTTTTCGGTCCAGCAGTGGAAGCTGGGTATATGACTCAAGAAGCAAAAGATAAATTAAAATCTAACGTTGAAAATGCTTATGCAACAGAACAACGTAATCGTGAACAAGGTATTTTAAATTCTTCTCTTGCCGGTATGCAATTAATCATGGCCGCTTCTGCAAAAGGTTGGAATACTTGTGCAATCGGTGGATTTAACGAACAAGCATTTAAAGAGACTTTCTTAACTGATGATCGCTATATCCCTACAATGCTGATTGCGATTGGTAAAGAAAAAGTACCTGGTCACCAAACATCTCGTTTCTCTGCAAAAGAAATGTCTATTTGGATTTAA
- a CDS encoding RDD family protein, whose product MQNFQFAKFYQRLSAFIFDTFIVSVAYGIIIAIITMNPEKLLSRFNSTSGNSTLDLIVISIIMLILFVIVPKFNRGMTFGQRFLAIKMIKDNYEETTMLTFLIRFIIIAALSVLFLGVPLIINVYLMLFRKDHKTIQDWLFKTSVIQTR is encoded by the coding sequence GTGCAGAATTTTCAATTTGCAAAGTTTTATCAACGATTAAGTGCGTTCATATTCGATACGTTTATTGTTTCAGTAGCCTATGGAATCATTATTGCGATCATTACGATGAATCCTGAAAAGCTATTAAGTCGATTTAATTCTACATCAGGAAATTCGACTCTAGATTTAATCGTTATTTCAATAATAATGCTCATTTTATTTGTAATCGTTCCGAAATTTAACAGAGGAATGACATTCGGTCAGAGATTTCTAGCTATTAAAATGATAAAAGATAATTATGAAGAAACGACTATGCTTACATTCTTAATCCGTTTTATTATTATAGCCGCTCTGTCAGTTCTATTTTTAGGTGTCCCATTAATTATTAATGTTTATTTAATGTTATTTAGAAAAGATCACAAGACAATTCAAGACTGGCTATTTAAAACAAGTGTTATTCAAACTAGATAA
- a CDS encoding phosphocarrier protein HPr, producing MEKTFKVTADSGIHARPATLLVNVAGKFNSDINLEYNGKTVNLKSIMGVMSLGIQQGTEIKISANGEDAEQAIAAIDDTMKKEGLGE from the coding sequence ATGGAAAAAACTTTTAAAGTAACAGCTGATTCTGGAATTCACGCACGTCCAGCAACATTATTAGTAAATGTAGCAGGTAAATTCAACTCTGATATCAATCTTGAGTACAATGGTAAAACAGTTAACTTAAAATCAATCATGGGTGTAATGTCTTTAGGAATTCAACAAGGAACTGAGATCAAAATTAGTGCTAACGGTGAAGATGCAGAGCAAGCGATTGCAGCAATCGATGATACAATGAAAAAAGAAGGTTTAGGCGAATAA
- a CDS encoding NAD(P)-dependent oxidoreductase, with product MNLKDLQVGFIGIGVMGKSMAKHLINAGAKLHVYNRTKEKANELIDLGATWYDTPKELASHCQVICTMVGYPSDLEEVYFGENGIIQSASKGTTFIDFTTSTPTLAKKIDELTKSVGMSSLDAPVSGGDLGAREAKLAIMVGGEEKTFHKMSTLFNVLGKNIVYHGNAGSGQHVKMCNQIAIASGMLGVCEAIAYAKSAGLDGEKVLSSISTGAAGSWSLSNLAPRVLKGDFEPGFYIKHFIKDMGIAIEEAEKMELNLPGLLLAKKCYDELSKNGLDEKGTQALYTLYDPSHHIQ from the coding sequence ATTAATTTAAAAGATCTTCAAGTTGGATTTATTGGAATTGGCGTTATGGGTAAAAGTATGGCAAAACATTTAATCAATGCAGGTGCAAAATTACATGTTTATAACCGTACTAAGGAAAAAGCAAATGAATTAATTGATTTAGGTGCTACTTGGTATGATACACCTAAGGAATTAGCATCACATTGTCAGGTGATTTGTACAATGGTCGGATATCCAAGTGATTTAGAAGAAGTTTATTTTGGAGAAAATGGCATCATCCAATCCGCTTCAAAAGGAACAACATTTATCGATTTTACAACATCAACTCCAACATTAGCTAAAAAAATAGATGAACTAACTAAATCAGTAGGTATGTCGTCTTTAGATGCTCCAGTATCAGGTGGAGATTTAGGAGCAAGAGAGGCAAAATTAGCGATCATGGTCGGTGGAGAAGAAAAAACATTTCATAAAATGTCCACATTATTTAATGTTTTAGGAAAAAATATTGTTTATCATGGAAATGCTGGTAGTGGACAACATGTAAAAATGTGTAATCAGATTGCAATCGCATCAGGTATGTTGGGCGTTTGTGAAGCAATTGCATATGCGAAGTCAGCAGGTTTAGACGGTGAAAAAGTATTAAGTAGTATTTCTACTGGTGCAGCTGGTAGCTGGTCATTATCTAATTTAGCTCCACGTGTATTAAAAGGTGATTTCGAACCTGGATTCTATATTAAACATTTTATAAAGGATATGGGAATCGCAATTGAAGAAGCAGAAAAGATGGAATTAAATCTTCCAGGACTTTTACTTGCTAAAAAATGTTACGATGAACTGTCTAAAAATGGTTTAGATGAAAAAGGAACACAAGCACTTTATACTTTATATGATCCATCTCACCACATTCAATAA
- the ptsP gene encoding phosphoenolpyruvate--protein phosphotransferase → MSLHIKGIAASSGIAIAKAFRLENPELNIVKKQISDVDAEIAKLDSAIQISNTELEKIRDHANAELGEDKAAIFSAHILVLNDPELVNPVKDKIKSENVNAEFAMNEVASMFVQMFESMDNEYMKERAADIRDVTKRVMAHLLGVTISNPANITEEVIIIAEDLTPSDTAQLNRKFALGFTTDIGGRTSHSAIMARSLEIPAVVGTKEVTSKIENGVMVIVDGLDGQVIVDPSNEELAEYKAKKEKFELQKVEWAKLKNEPTVTKDGHHVELVANIGTPNDVEGVINNGGEGVGLYRTEFLYMGRDNFPSEEEQFESYKSVLESMGNKPVVVRTLDIGGDKELSYLHLPKEMNPFLGYRAIRLCLDQKDIFRTQLRALLRASVYGNLKIMFPMIATLDEFRAAKAVLLEEKEQLVKENVQVSDNIEIGMMVEIPASAVLADVFAKEVDFFSIGTNDLIQYTMAADRMNEQVSYLYQPYNPSILRLVKMVIDAANKEGKWAGMCGEMAGDELAIPLLVGLGLHEFSMSATSILPARSQMAKLSKAEMETLAEKALSMSTAEEVVNLVKSI, encoded by the coding sequence ATGTCTTTACATATTAAAGGTATTGCTGCTTCTAGTGGAATTGCAATTGCAAAAGCATTTCGTTTAGAAAATCCTGAATTAAATATTGTTAAGAAGCAAATTTCAGATGTTGATGCTGAAATTGCAAAACTTGACAGTGCAATTCAAATTTCTAACACTGAATTAGAAAAAATTCGTGATCATGCGAATGCTGAACTTGGTGAAGATAAAGCCGCAATCTTTTCTGCGCACATCTTAGTTTTAAATGACCCAGAGCTAGTTAACCCAGTTAAAGATAAAATTAAGTCTGAAAATGTAAACGCTGAATTTGCAATGAATGAAGTTGCTTCAATGTTCGTTCAAATGTTTGAAAGCATGGATAATGAATATATGAAGGAACGTGCTGCAGATATTCGTGATGTTACAAAACGCGTAATGGCTCATTTACTTGGCGTTACGATTTCTAATCCTGCTAATATTACTGAAGAGGTAATTATTATCGCAGAAGATTTAACACCATCTGATACAGCTCAATTAAACCGTAAGTTTGCCTTAGGTTTTACAACTGATATCGGAGGTCGTACATCTCACTCTGCAATCATGGCTCGTTCTCTTGAAATTCCGGCAGTAGTTGGAACAAAAGAAGTAACTAGTAAAATCGAAAATGGCGTTATGGTCATTGTAGATGGATTAGACGGTCAAGTAATAGTTGATCCTTCTAATGAAGAATTAGCTGAGTATAAAGCTAAAAAAGAAAAATTTGAGCTTCAAAAAGTTGAATGGGCTAAACTGAAAAATGAACCAACTGTAACAAAAGATGGACATCATGTTGAGTTAGTAGCAAACATTGGTACTCCAAATGATGTTGAAGGTGTTATCAACAATGGTGGTGAAGGTGTAGGCCTTTACCGTACTGAGTTCTTATATATGGGACGCGATAACTTCCCATCAGAAGAGGAACAGTTTGAGTCATATAAATCAGTTCTTGAAAGTATGGGTAATAAACCGGTAGTCGTAAGAACACTAGATATCGGTGGAGATAAAGAATTATCTTATTTACACTTACCAAAAGAAATGAATCCATTCTTAGGATACAGAGCAATTCGTTTATGTTTAGATCAAAAGGATATTTTCCGTACACAGTTACGTGCATTACTTCGTGCTAGTGTTTATGGGAATTTAAAAATTATGTTCCCGATGATTGCAACATTAGATGAGTTCAGAGCTGCTAAAGCTGTTTTATTAGAAGAAAAAGAACAGTTAGTAAAAGAAAATGTTCAAGTTTCAGATAATATTGAAATTGGTATGATGGTAGAAATCCCTGCGTCTGCTGTATTAGCAGATGTATTCGCTAAGGAAGTTGATTTCTTTAGTATTGGGACAAACGATTTAATCCAATATACAATGGCTGCAGACCGAATGAATGAACAGGTTTCATATTTATACCAACCATATAACCCATCTATTTTAAGATTAGTTAAAATGGTTATTGATGCTGCAAACAAAGAAGGTAAATGGGCTGGTATGTGTGGAGAAATGGCTGGAGATGAATTAGCTATTCCTTTACTAGTTGGATTAGGCTTACATGAATTCTCAATGAGCGCTACTTCAATCCTACCTGCACGTAGCCAAATGGCTAAACTTTCTAAAGCTGAGATGGAGACATTAGCTGAAAAAGCATTATCAATGTCTACAGCTGAAGAGGTTGTTAACTTAGTTAAAAGTATCTAA
- the corA gene encoding magnesium/cobalt transporter CorA produces the protein MLQVIGVTKNKVIDRNISIAEAKSNKYLWYWVDINEPTQEEISLLSTEFNFHQLAIEDCLEYVQRPKLDYYEGYHFLILHELNKLDLEETELDIFVSDHYVVTFHIQHSPSVQLVLDNILTDRRASKSPLHLTHRLIDELVDSYFPLIYRLEDELSDLEIDPLRKEVSNVVERLYDIKSDLSKLRKTILPTRDLLYRILNSNRFKDISEHRIYFEDIHDHLMKLSDMIETNRDLASDIRESYFSLSSEKMNNIMKTLTIISSFFLPLTFIVGLYGMNFHYMPELAWKYGYLFILILMGFVTILMYIFFKRKGWF, from the coding sequence ATGTTACAAGTAATAGGAGTAACTAAAAATAAAGTAATCGATCGAAATATATCGATTGCTGAGGCAAAATCAAATAAATATCTATGGTACTGGGTTGATATTAATGAGCCAACTCAAGAAGAGATTTCACTTTTATCAACTGAATTTAATTTTCATCAACTTGCCATTGAGGATTGTTTAGAATATGTACAAAGACCAAAGCTAGATTATTATGAAGGATATCATTTTTTAATTTTGCATGAATTAAACAAACTAGACTTAGAGGAAACAGAGCTAGATATATTTGTAAGTGATCATTATGTGGTCACATTCCACATTCAGCATAGTCCCTCAGTACAACTTGTTTTAGATAATATACTGACTGATCGTCGGGCATCCAAGAGCCCACTTCATTTAACTCATCGACTCATTGATGAGCTTGTAGATAGTTATTTTCCACTAATCTATCGTTTAGAGGACGAACTATCTGATTTAGAAATTGATCCGCTACGAAAAGAAGTAAGCAATGTAGTAGAGAGATTATATGATATAAAATCAGATTTATCGAAATTAAGGAAAACAATCTTACCAACTCGAGATTTATTATATCGAATCTTAAACTCAAATCGATTTAAAGATATATCCGAGCATCGAATTTATTTTGAAGATATTCATGATCATTTAATGAAGCTCTCAGATATGATTGAAACAAATAGAGACTTAGCTTCTGATATTAGAGAAAGTTACTTTTCATTAAGCTCAGAAAAAATGAATAATATAATGAAAACATTAACAATTATTTCGTCTTTCTTTTTACCACTAACGTTTATCGTAGGTTTATACGGAATGAACTTTCACTATATGCCAGAGTTAGCTTGGAAATATGGCTATTTATTTATTCTAATTTTAATGGGATTTGTAACGATTTTAATGTACATATTTTTTAAAAGGAAAGGTTGGTTTTAA
- a CDS encoding winged helix-turn-helix transcriptional regulator, with product MSKEAIEVFRECIPLFQALSDPYRQDIILMLSEGEALTVNEITEKTSLSRPAISHHLKILRDNQLVHIEQKGTHRYYSLAIDSSLELLKKLIGTVEEHC from the coding sequence TTGAGTAAAGAAGCAATTGAAGTATTTAGAGAATGTATCCCTTTGTTTCAAGCATTAAGCGATCCTTATAGACAGGATATCATTTTAATGTTGTCAGAAGGTGAAGCGCTAACTGTTAATGAGATTACTGAAAAAACTTCATTATCAAGGCCCGCTATTTCACATCATTTAAAGATATTACGTGATAATCAATTAGTACATATAGAGCAAAAAGGTACTCATCGATACTATTCTTTAGCAATTGATTCTTCACTAGAATTACTTAAGAAATTAATTGGTACTGTTGAAGAACATTGTTGA
- a CDS encoding aminotransferase A → MKRFINQNVKEIQISGIRKFAQKIEKYENVIALTLGQPDFPTPEPIKDSAINAINQNQTVYTPNAGIPALRNAASNFLKTKYSLSYDPANEVIVTVGASQAIDVTFRTILNDECEVILPAPIYPGYAPIITTCGAKPVFVDTSNSGFKITPELLDEYITEKTRCIVLPYPNNPTGVTLTKEELENLANYLSEKDLFILSDEIYSELTYDSTHISIASFPGMRDKTIVINGLSKSHSMTGWRIGFIFAPVYLAQEILKVHQYNVSCATSISQYAAITALTDCIDSPIEMAKEYKIRRDYMVDRLEKMGLSCIKPEGAFYLFPSIKEFNMPSMEFALNLVEKHNLAVIPGEAFSEYGDSFIRLSYAYSMKELEAACDRLEAFVTSLRN, encoded by the coding sequence ATGAAAAGATTTATTAATCAAAATGTAAAAGAAATTCAAATCTCAGGTATTAGAAAATTTGCCCAAAAAATTGAAAAATATGAGAATGTAATAGCATTAACATTAGGTCAACCGGATTTTCCAACGCCGGAACCAATTAAAGATTCAGCAATAAACGCCATTAATCAAAATCAAACAGTCTATACTCCTAATGCCGGAATACCAGCACTCAGAAATGCAGCATCTAATTTTTTAAAGACAAAATATTCTCTATCGTATGACCCAGCAAACGAGGTTATCGTTACAGTAGGTGCTAGTCAAGCAATTGATGTAACTTTTAGGACAATTCTTAATGATGAATGTGAAGTTATTCTTCCTGCACCAATCTATCCTGGGTATGCACCAATCATAACAACATGTGGGGCAAAACCTGTTTTTGTCGATACATCTAACAGTGGCTTTAAAATTACGCCTGAATTATTAGATGAATATATAACAGAAAAAACACGTTGTATTGTTTTACCATATCCAAATAACCCAACAGGTGTAACTTTAACAAAAGAGGAACTTGAGAATTTAGCTAATTATTTATCTGAAAAAGATTTATTCATATTATCAGATGAAATTTATAGTGAACTTACATATGACAGCACACATATTTCAATTGCAAGTTTCCCTGGTATGAGAGATAAGACAATTGTCATTAATGGCCTTAGTAAGTCACATTCGATGACTGGTTGGAGAATTGGTTTTATTTTTGCACCTGTTTATTTAGCCCAGGAAATCTTAAAAGTGCACCAGTATAACGTATCATGTGCAACATCAATTTCTCAATATGCTGCAATTACAGCATTAACCGATTGCATTGATTCGCCAATTGAAATGGCAAAAGAATATAAAATAAGACGTGATTATATGGTTGATCGATTAGAAAAGATGGGTCTTTCTTGTATTAAGCCAGAAGGTGCATTTTATTTATTCCCATCAATTAAAGAGTTCAATATGCCATCCATGGAATTCGCATTAAATCTAGTAGAAAAACATAATCTAGCAGTTATCCCTGGGGAAGCTTTTTCTGAATATGGTGATTCATTCATTCGCCTTTCTTACGCGTATTCAATGAAAGAATTAGAAGCTGCTTGTGATCGATTAGAAGCGTTTGTAACAAGTCTTAGAAATTAA